A genomic window from Aphelocoma coerulescens isolate FSJ_1873_10779 chromosome 30, UR_Acoe_1.0, whole genome shotgun sequence includes:
- the S1PR2 gene encoding sphingosine 1-phosphate receptor 2, whose amino-acid sequence MGSIYKEYFNRDKIREHYNYTKGDGDASAPSRSVGSVLIVILCCFIVLENLLVLVSICRNKRLHLAMYIFIGNLAASDLLAGTAFMVNTLLSGSTTFSLTPVQWFVREGTAFATLAASVFSLLAIAIERHVAITKVKVYGSDKNCRMVLLIGACWVIAAAVGSLPIMGWNCISDLGDCSTVLPLYSKRYVLFVTTIFTLILLAIVGLYTRIYCIVRSSHAEIASAQTLALLKTVTIVLGAFIVCWLPAFIILLMDASCPVRACRVLYKANYFFAFATLNSAANPVIYTLRSKDMRAEFLRLLCCCGRGRRPRPPGRPGVPLRTSSSLDKAAAAPGPKGETATAPLTRECTTSV is encoded by the coding sequence ATGGGGAGCATCTACAAGGAATATTTCAACCGCGACAAGATCCGCGAGCACTACAACTACACCAAGGGCGACGGCGACGCCTCCGCGCCCTCGCGCTCCGTGGGCTCCGTCCTCATCGTCATCCTCTGCTGCTTCATCGTCCTGGAGAacctgctggtgctggtgtCCATCTGCCGCAACAAGCGCCTGCACTTGGCCATGTACATCTTCATCGGCAATTTGGCCGCCTCCGACCTCTTGGCCGGCACGGCCTTCATGGTCAACACGCTGCTGTCCGGCAGCACCACCTTCAGCCTGACGCCGGTGCAGTGGTTCGTGCGCGAGGGCACGGCTTTCGCCACGCTGGCCGCCTCGGTGTTCAGCCTGCTGGCCATCGCCATCGAGCGCCACGTGGCCATCACCAAGGTCAAGGTGTACGGCAGCGACAAGAACTGCCGCATGGTGCTGCTGATCGGCGCCTGCTGGGTGATCGCGGCCGCCGTGGGCAGCCTGCCCATCATGGGCTGGAACTGCATCAGCGACCTGGGCGACTGCTCCACGGTGCTGCCGCTCTACTCCAAGCGCTACGTGCTCTTCGTCACCACCATCTTCACCCTCATCCTGCTGGCCATCGTGGGGCTCTACACGCGCATCTACTGCATCGTCCGCTCCAGCCACGCCGAGATCGCCTCGGCGCAGACCTTGGCTCTGCTCAAGACCGTCACCATCGTGCTGGGAGCCTTCATCGTCTGCTGGCTGCCCGCCTTCATCATCCTCCTCATGGACGCCTCGTGCCCCGTCCGCGCCTGCCGGGTGCTCTACAAGGCCAATTATTTCTTCGCCTTCGCCACGCTCAACTCGGCGGCCAACCCCGTCAtctacacgctgaggagcaagGACATGCGCGCCGAGTTCCTGcgcctgctgtgctgctgcgggaggggccggcggccgcggccgcccggcCGGCCGGGGGTCCCGCTGCGCACGTCCAGCTCGCTGGAcaaggcggcggcggcgcccggCCCCAAAGGGGAGACGGCCACAGCGCCGCTGACCCGCGAGTGCACCACGTCCGTGTGA